In the genome of Dermacentor silvarum isolate Dsil-2018 chromosome 1, BIME_Dsil_1.4, whole genome shotgun sequence, one region contains:
- the LOC119463456 gene encoding UPF0598 protein CG30010: MVRWRALCWKLHRKLPSRGVIRNLHYEQGQATKEYSREYFYFIDHQGMLFLDDSRMKNFTSCFKEKKFLEFFFRRLRHNDTGKYEAEFPFISPCGREMNFVHCDDVPFVFTHIVQLPEESKQPGSKGFLLHNHAGNLLKVEFTPQHLCMPAGTGRVYHPAPERAGGVGLVRSLLAIELSKHFTFADDSEKTPPTHFDWDGTRYELTNSLLPVINKVSSWNGTE; encoded by the exons ATGGTTAGGTGGCGCGCTTTATGCTGGAAATTGCACCGTAAACTGCCAAGTCGTGGCGTTATTAGAAACCTTCATTATGAACAGGGCCAGGCTACGAAAGAATATTCAAGGGAGTACTTCTATTTTATTGATCATCAAGGAATG CTTTTTCTAGACGATTCCAGAATGAAGAATTTCACGTCATGCTTCAAAG aaaagaaatTCCTGGAGTTCTTCTTTCGTCGGCTGCGGCATAATGACACTGGGAAGTATGAAGCAGAGTTTCCATTCATCTCGCCATGTGGTCGGGAGATGAATTTTGTCCACTGTGATGACGTGCCCTTCGTCTTCACGCACATAGTACAATTGCCGGAAGAAAGTAAACAGCCAGGTTCAAAAGGCTTCCTCCTGCACAACCATGCAGGCAACCTACTAAAGGTTGAGTTTACACCACAGCACCTTTGCATGCCTGCCGGCACAGGGAGGGTCTATCACCCCGCACCAGAAAGGGCAGGTGGAGTTGGGCTGGTTCGTTCACTCCTGGCTATTGAGCTTAGCAAACATTTCACTTTTGCCGATGACAGTGAAAAGACTCCACCTACTCACTTTGACTGGGATGGCACCCGCTACGAGCTAACGAATAGCCTTTTACCAGTCATCAACAAAGTGTCAAGTTGGAATGGCACAGAATAG